Genomic DNA from Hymenobacter jejuensis:
GACGGCCGATGTTGGCGGCGGTCAACTTCTGCCACTTATGGGCACCGTTTGGCGACATCTGCATCGACACTTCCGGGCGACCGTTCTGGTCGTAGTCCTGACGCGCGTCGGCCACTACATCACCAGCTAGTGGCGGCGTAGCTGCGCTCGATTTGCGGATAGCATACAGTTGGAGGTACTCCTGGCCTTCGATGGTCGTCGGCTTCACGTCCCACAGGAACGTCAGGTTTGGAGGCAATACAGCGCGTACTTCCTGTGTTTTGAACAGCGAGTTTACGCGAGCCGTGTCGCGGACATTACTGCCCAACGCGCCTGGCATCGTGAACAAGCGAGCTAACAGGCTGCTTTGCTGAGGATTAGCTGAGTCGGCTTTCGCAACGTTTTTCGCAGCATTCTTCTTGGCCAATTGGCTAGCCAATGAAGTCGAGTCGCCCGTGGCAGCGGTGGCGGCAGTAGCCGTGGTATCCTTTTTTGCGGTTGGAGCGGCGGCAGTGCCTTGCAGCTTGTCAGCTTCTTCTTTGGCCGACAATACGCTGTTGAGCTGGTTGAAATACGGTGCGAACTCATCCGTGCGCCACACTTCCCAGAACTCCAATTTGGCTTGGCCCTGGAGCAGTTTGCGAACGCGGTCGGGGTTGTCGACGCCGGGCAGTTCGATTTGCAGACGGCCTGTGCCTTTCACACGCTGAATGCTGGGCTGGTTTACGCCGAACTTGTCGACGCGGGTACGCAGGATGTTGAATGAGCGGTCGATGGCTTCTTCTACTTCCTTATCGATGGCGCCGATCACTTTCTCGTTAGTCGAGTTGATGTCGATGCCGCGGCTCTTGTTGGTAGTGTTGGCAAACAAGCGAGCGAGCTTGTCGTTAGGCGCTACCGTGCGATAAGCCTGCGCAAACAACGCCGTGAAAGGCGTCGAAGGATTGGTTTTCTGAAGCTCCTGTGCTTGGGCCAACGCCTTGTTGAAGTTGGCATCTTTGGAGTTGCCGGCCATCGCTCGTACAATCTCCACGGGAGATACTTCCAGCGTCACGTGCATGCCGCCCTTCAAGTCAAGGCCCAGGCCGAGCTCGCTGCCGCGAACGTCGCGGTAGGTATAATCAACACCCAAGATGTTGGCAACAGGCGCGCGCCATACCGAATCGAGGTAGTGCTGGCGTTGTTGCTGATCCACCGTGCCATTGTGCGTGGCATAGGTCACGGCGTTGGCTTGCACCCGCCGCGAGATAAAGGTGAATGTGAAAAAGTAGGCGCACAGCAACGACACGATGAGTGTCAAAGCAATGATAAGTCCTTTGTTACGCATTTATAATAAAGAAAGGTGGTTACCTAAGAATGCCGAAGACGCATCGTCTGGCGTAGTTAATCTGCTTATAAATCAGGCGCTTATGAATGGCTAAATGCCAATTCATCGTTTTTAATTCCTGACTTCGGTGCGAAAGCTAGGGCGCCTGCGGCGACAACGCCGCGAGCAGCAACCGCGAGCGGAACAAATCCGGCACGGCACACGGGCGGGGACGCGGCGCAGCCTGGCTGCGAACGGCTACGGCCCAGGTTAGTGGTTCGGGAGCAGGCAACCAAGCCTCAACGGCTGGTGCCAGCCACGGGGCCAGCGCGGCCGTGGCTTCCAGGGTAACTTTTTGCTTCACCACGGCTGCCTTCGGAGCAGCGCCCACGTGCGCAGCCTTGCCCACCGGAACCCGGAAGGTAGCCACGGCCTGGTGGTTCAGCGACAGCACAAACAGCAGCGTGGCTGTGAGCATCGCAAAACGCAGGCGGGGTAAAAACGTGGTGACGGACAAGAACATGGTTAGGGTAATGGCTACAAATATAGCCAATTGCGCGGGCCAACGAAATAAGAACCTGTAGGCGGCGGCTGGTTTGGGGGTAAACGCAAGGCGTGGGTGGGGCGCCGGTAAACAAAAAGCGAGCGCTGCCGGTCCGGCAGCGCTCGCTTTGGCAACAGCCTAAAGCTGCTTGCCGGTGCTTGCTACTTTGATTTGGTTTTGGTCGGAACCTTGCTTTTTAAGAAGGTAACGAGCACTTCCAGCCCCTTATCAAAATGCCGATTGTTCGGGATGATAAGGTCGGCGTCGTGCTTAAACGGTTTGATGTATTTCTCGTACGTGGGCGCTACGTGGTTGGTGTAGCGGTAGAGTACGTCCTCCAGATCGTAGCCGCGTTCGTCGCGGTCGCGGACGATGCGGCGTTGCAACTTCACATGCTCGCGGGCATCGATGTACACTTTCAGGTCGAGCAGTTTGGCTACTTCTTCGAAGTAAAAAACGAAGATGCCTTCCACAACCACAATAGGAGCCGGATGAAAAACAAGTTCGCTAGGCGTGGCGTTGGGGTTGTTAAACGTGTATTCCGGTCGGCGTACCTCCTGGCCCTGGCTGATGCGCAACACGTCGGCGGCGTAGGCTACGGAGTCGATAGAAGAAGGCAGATCAAAGTTTGTAACTCCTTGAGAATCAACCTGTTGTGTTTCGCGTGGGTGGTAATAATTATCCTGCGAAATTAGACAAATGTCTTCCGATGGGAAGGCAGCCAGCAGCCGGCGCAAAAACGTGGTTTTGCCGGAGGCGCTGCCGCCCGTAATACCGACGATGAAAGGATGTTGCATGGGGTGGGGAAACGGCCCGTACCGGAAGGGCCAACCGTGCAAATTTACGAATGCGAAACGAGGAATTAGAAATTCGCCGCAAACTGCCCCTTATTTCTCTGCCCCAACGCTGCCCGCCGTCTGGGTATTGAGAAAGGCAACCAACTGTTGCACAGCCCGGGCGCGGTGGCTCATCGTATTTTTTTGCGCCAAAGTCATCTCGGCAAAAGTTGCGTCGTGGCCTTCCGGCCGAAACACAGGATCGTATCCAAAACCATCTTTGCCCTGTCGTGTGTCGGTAATCGAGCCGCGCACTTCGCCGGCAAACTCATGCACTTCGCCGCTTGGCAGTATCAAGGCAATGACCGTCCGGAACTGCGCGCTGCGGTCGCTGGCCGTGCCCAACTCGTGCAGCAGCTTCGTCACATTATCCGCAGCCGAGCGCTGTGGCCCCGCATAGCGCGCCGAATACACACCGGGTTCTCCGTGTAAGGCGTTTACTTCCAGGCCGGTATCGTCGGCAAAGCAGGATACGCCATAGTGCTCCCACACGTATTCGGCCTTTTGGCGAGCATTGCCGGCGAGCGTGTCGCGGGTTTCGGGCAACTCCTCTTCACACCCGATGTCGCGCAGGCTGACTAGTTCGATGAAAGCAGGCAACAGCGGACGTACTTCGGTCAGCTTGTGCTCGTTGTTGGTGGCAAAGCAAATGCGCATACTTGTTTAGAAGTAAATAAGGGTAATTAGCCGCGTGAAGGCACAAAAATTGGCGGCACCAAACTACAACCTCAACTTGAAATGCCTTGCGCATCGTGCGCTCATACGCCGCGTAACACAGGATAGCGCGCTTGCACCAGCATGTAGAAGCCATACGCCATCAAGCCCAGCGCTACTACCCCGAGCACAGCCGGCCCCATCGTTGCCAGCAAATCAAAGGCTTCGTCGGTGGCACCGACTGCCGATGCTCGGGACTCACGGCCTGCTTGCACGAAGAAGTACCCGATAATAACCAGCACAATGCCGCGGGCTGTGTAGCCAATTTG
This window encodes:
- a CDS encoding uridine kinase family protein; its protein translation is MQHPFIVGITGGSASGKTTFLRRLLAAFPSEDICLISQDNYYHPRETQQVDSQGVTNFDLPSSIDSVAYAADVLRISQGQEVRRPEYTFNNPNATPSELVFHPAPIVVVEGIFVFYFEEVAKLLDLKVYIDAREHVKLQRRIVRDRDERGYDLEDVLYRYTNHVAPTYEKYIKPFKHDADLIIPNNRHFDKGLEVLVTFLKSKVPTKTKSK
- the rdgB gene encoding RdgB/HAM1 family non-canonical purine NTP pyrophosphatase translates to MRICFATNNEHKLTEVRPLLPAFIELVSLRDIGCEEELPETRDTLAGNARQKAEYVWEHYGVSCFADDTGLEVNALHGEPGVYSARYAGPQRSAADNVTKLLHELGTASDRSAQFRTVIALILPSGEVHEFAGEVRGSITDTRQGKDGFGYDPVFRPEGHDATFAEMTLAQKNTMSHRARAVQQLVAFLNTQTAGSVGAEK